The DNA region GTAACATTAAATGTTATAtcgttttcatgtttttcatacTAAACATTTTTGCATGTTGTTTCTCTATTGTAAAACCCTTTGAACTGCATTTGGACATCTGTATagaacatgtaaaaataaaggtTATTTTAATAATGTCGTATGAGTAGCCCTCTTGTTTACTCTGGGACTAAAACACAGTATTGTCACCCTCACTTGTAAAGACAACACATGCTCTCATGTTTACTTTACTGGTTTGTCCCTCACACGTCTGAACAAGAATCCCATTCACCTGTGCTGTGGTATCTAACCTCCAGCTCAGTGAAAGCCACGGCCCCGTGATCACCGTGTATCTGGGCCCTCAGCGGGCTGTGGTTCTGGTCGGGTACGACGCCGTGAAGGAGGCTCTGGTGGACCAAGCAGACGACTTCACGGGCAGAGCACCGATTCCTTTCCTGTTCAGAGTGACCACGGGCTATGGTAACAATGGGAATTTAGTGACGCAGTTCATATTTTGTAGTTAACAGCAGGCTGCAATCTGTGTTTAACATCTGCTCTTGGATTATTGCACCCTAGACTCTTATATAGCAACAACAAACTGCCTGTTTCCTTTTGAATGTGGAGACCAGATATCATTTTCCCAGGTTTGGCGATCAGTAACGGAGAGCGCTGGCGGCAGCTGCGGCGTTTCACCCTCACAACGCTCAGGGACTTTGGAATGGGACGCAAAGGGATGGAGGAGTGGATCCAGGAGGAGAGCAGCCATCTGGTGGCACGCCTCAACAGTCTGGAAGGTATGTGGAGAATGTGTCAGAGGAGCTGTCAGTGTGATTCGTATTCATCCCTCAGGTTGAAACGGctttaaataaactgtaaattaatCAGGAGATTTTAACTCAAGTCCTGAAGTACATTCTGCTGAAGAAAATATTTGAGATTTCAtgtctgcttgtttttgtttttaagtgaCTACAGGGTTGGGCTGGTTTGTCCCTTTGAGCCTGATAAACCAGTTGATAGATTTGATCTATAATTAATTCAATGTCCAAACTGCCAGCTGGGACAGATTTGGACATGCAGGAagttttcactttgttgtgACCAAACTCAGCAAGCTGGTGCCACTCGATCCCTGTGAACCTTCTTCAGGAAGAAATTAGTTCTGTGAATCTTTGTTGTTGAAAGTGAATCAGAATTTATCTCAGTGAGACCAGacactttgtaattttttcatCCTTCAGGTGCATCTTTCGATCCGACCTTCTACATGAGCTGCACCGTGTCCAACGTGatctgctgcttggtgttcGGTCAGCGCTTCAGCTACGACGATGAAGAGTTCCTCTACCTGCTGGAGACCATCTCAGAAGTCCTGAAGTTTGGCAGCAGTCCCTGGGgtcaggtgaggaggaggaggaggaggtggagagggtggGTGGACCCTACAACAGGTTTaactctcctccttccctctcctcgtCACAGCTGTATAACGTCTTCCCTCGACTGATGGAATGGCTGCCGGGTCGACAGCACACGATCTTTGCCAGGGTCGGTGCTCTGACAGATTTCGTCAGGCGAAAGATCCGTGAGCACGAAGACACGCTGGACCCGAGCTCGCCCAGAGACTACATCGACTGCTTCCTGCTCAGAGTCCGTCAGGTACGACCGAGTTCATCAACCGCAAGTAGCCTCTGGTCCTAATAACATCATGAGgtggcccctggtggctgtctgcgGTATAGGTCGTAAATCTGGCCTCCTGCTCTGTAGTGGACAGGACATGGACAAAACCTAAAAGTAAAAattcacattaaataaatgtttctaaaGATGTTTTCAGTCATTCTATgcagttcttatcacactgtttattgttttcaatTGTCGATTTATGTAGAAGAGGAAGTAGAGATgcgtcatccatccatcttgaTCAAAGTAAAGTGGTTGTCATCTTGTTCTTCTAGGAAAAGGAAGTTCCCACGTCTGAGTTCCACCATGAAAACCTGGTGGCGACGGTGTTGAATCTGTATTTGGCAGGAACAGAAACCACCAGTTCCACCATCAGATTTGCACTTAGTGTGTTTATCAAATATCCAAAAGTACAGGGTACGTCCCAACCAGTGGAAACCAGTTTGTAAAAGGAAACTGGTCCAGTGACTcaggaaaaaactaaagaaacaaaTACACTTTTTCTGATACTATGGATTTAACTTGCTCTTTGTAGATTCACATTCCTCAAGAgacttgttttattgtgtgtaaTCACTGATTCCTGATCCTGATTCATGTCATTATCAAATCTTAATGAagaatattttacagttttattctaaataaatcctaaccctaaaacTGGAAATTAAAATATCTATGAACGAAATGTATTAACAAAAATGCACAACTACTCTGCATTCAGATCCACGCAacacacatatcacacacaacattataaaTGCTATCTCTAAACTCTCTCTTGAGATGAAtatcacgtgtgtgtgtgtaaaatatgtCAGGAGCAATTCTTCAGAATTCAGAGGCTGGAACTGGGAATCAGTTAAATGacaatgtgttattgttgttgttgatttagTAATTGTTACTACACAAGTTAAATGTGttcacttgtgtttttcctcattcTGAAGAGGatatgcagcaggagattgacaCTGTGATTGGACGGCAGCGTTGTCCCTACATGGAGGACAGGAAGTCCCTCCCCTTCACAGATGCAGTCATCCATGAAATTCAGCGTCTGATGGACATTATTCCCATGAACTTCCCTCACTACGCCCTCCAGGACATCGCCTTCAGGGGCTACACGA from Platichthys flesus chromosome 4, fPlaFle2.1, whole genome shotgun sequence includes:
- the LOC133951565 gene encoding cytochrome P450 2F5-like; protein product: MDVSLVLVVGLILTLLVLLGLKRGGPVSLPPGPSGLPLIGNLLQLDKRAPFKTLLKLSESHGPVITVYLGPQRAVVLVGYDAVKEALVDQADDFTGRAPIPFLFRVTTGYGLAISNGERWRQLRRFTLTTLRDFGMGRKGMEEWIQEESSHLVARLNSLEGASFDPTFYMSCTVSNVICCLVFGQRFSYDDEEFLYLLETISEVLKFGSSPWGQLYNVFPRLMEWLPGRQHTIFARVGALTDFVRRKIREHEDTLDPSSPRDYIDCFLLRVRQEKEVPTSEFHHENLVATVLNLYLAGTETTSSTIRFALSVFIKYPKVQEDMQQEIDTVIGRQRCPYMEDRKSLPFTDAVIHEIQRLMDIIPMNFPHYALQDIAFRGYTIPKNTFIIPLLHSVLKEEKQWATPWSFNPQHFLDQNGSFKKNPAFLPFSAGKRSCVGESLARMELFLFLVSLLQRFTLSCSGGPDSIDLSPEYSSFANVPRRYDIIATPRE